DNA sequence from the Nitrospinota bacterium genome:
AGATCCTACGGTCGCCTCTTAACTCGTCGGCGTCGATAAAAATGGGCATAGGCAGGTGAGGGAACTTCACTTTTACCATGTGGTCTGAGGCCGTATAGAGGGCCTCAACCCCCGCCTTCTCACCTTCCAGGAAACGGATGCGGATGTTATGCGAAGGGCCCCACAATTCATAGCGGACTAAGCTCTGCTTGAGGCTACCCCCACTCTTTTTCGTGTGTCGGATGGTCACAGCGTATCCTGTCAAGTCCTGGATTCTCTGCCGGAGCGTCGCCAAAACCTCCCCGGTGCTCGTCTTCATTGTCCCGGCATGAAGAGGAGTCGAGAGGAAAGCGACGAGGGAAAGTGCCAGGAGAGTCCTTGCAACGGTTCTCATGCTTCGCTCCATAGCTCTACACTCAATTAAGAAGAAGACTTCGGGGAACCGTTACTTTCGCGTAAGCCCTCTGGCTGAGGGGCCGTCCGTTCTAGGCCTATCTTTTTCACTTTCTCCACCAGGGTCGTCCGTTTTATGTTCAAGAGCTTGGCCGCCCGGGTTTTAACCCAGTTACACCTATCCAGGGCCTGGACGATTAAACCGCTCTCTAACTCCTCCACCATACTATTCAGGCATACACCCTGATCGGGTACGGACGGGATGGCAAAAGACTTGGTAGTTTTGCGGGCGTGGAAGCTTTCAGGAAGATCGGCCGGCATAATGATGCCAGAGCCCTTTAGCACCACCAATCTCTCCATAAGGTTCTTCAGCTCCCTGACGTTACCCGGCCAGGGGTACTCCAGCATGAGTTGAGCGGCCGCAGGCGAAAACCCCTCTACGGAACCGAGCTTGGTCCTGTTGGCAACGTCAAGATAATACTGCGTCAGGACTTGGATGTCCTCAGGTCGCTCTCGAAGGGCCGGCAGATCAATAGGAATGACATTAAGCCGGTAGTAGAGGTCCAAACGGAATCGCCCCTCGTCCACCTCTTTCTGAAGGTCTCTGTTGGTCGCGGCCAAGATACGGAAATCGGCCGAGATGGTTTTCTCTCCTCCCACCCGCTCGAACTTCCTATCCTGCAGGACTCGGAGGAGCTTGAGCTGGAGGTGCAGCGGGATGTCTCCCACCTCATCAAGGAAGATGGTCCCGCCGTCAGCAAGCTCGAACCGGCCAACCCTGGTCCGGTGAGCCCCCGTAAAGGCGCCCTTTTCGTGACCAAAGAACTCGCTTTCGAGGAGCGTCTCCGGAATGGCCCCACAATGGACGACCACGAAAGGCTTCGAACTCCTGTTACTGAGCCGATGAAGGGTCTTGGCCACTAGCTCCTTGCCCGTCCCGCTCTCGCCGGAGACGAGTACAGTGCTGTCGCTGGCCGCGACCTTATCGATCAGCTCCATCACCCGGACCATCTTAAGGCTGGAGCTGATGATGAGCCTATCAGATATGTCAGCCCAGTCCCGTTCGGCCTGTAAGGCCTTGGAGCGTAAGCCCTCCTCGATAACCTTAAAGACCCGTTTGGGGCTGATTGGTTTTGGCAGAAAATCGTAGGCTCCAGCTTTAATGGCCTCCACGCTCTGCTCAATTGAGATGTAACCAGTTACCACGATGCCTATACAATCGGGCTGAACCCGCTTCATGTGCTCGACCACCTCGATCCCGCTTTTTCCCGGCATTTTCAGGTCTGTGATTAAAACCCGATACGGTTTTGTGACAAGCATTTTGCACGCCTGGGAGCCGTTCTCGGCAACCGTCGTAGGATACCCATTTTCCTCTAAAAGGTCTTGGAGCCACTTCAGGTGCTGTGGTTCGTCGTCCACAATTAAGACGCTCTTGGAGCCCGATTCGGCCTCGGACCCGCCACGTTCAGCGCCAACCAGGTTCCTCTCTCTCGCAGTCCCTACTCCAGCTCTGGTCATCAGCAATAACCCTCATCTACTAGAAAGTGAACTCCACCTGGACCCCACCGCCTGAGGCGATTCCTCAGAGACCCCATCTTCTCTAAGGCCCAAGTCCCATCCTAGGCCCGGCACAAGTAAAAGACAATCCGACAAGCGAAGCCGTTCTCGGCCTCAAGCCTGAGCCTTAAGCTCATTAGGCCTGACTCTTGGACTCCCGGAGCTGTTTGGAAAGCTCGAACATGAAAACCCCGCTGTTGTCTTAAATTGCCCAGCCCTGAAATCCCGCTTCACAGCCTGGCCCTATCGGACAAAACCTGTATTTCTAAGCCCAAAGAGGGAATCGTAACAAACGAGAGGGCTCCGGCTAAGAGCCCCGGTATCAATGTCTTGCTTGCGTTGGTTGAGCTAGTCATACACGTCAACCTTATTTCCTCCAACGCCGCCAGCGACCAAATCCTCATCTTCTGACACTTTCTCTCTCGGCTCCGAATCCTTCGACGGCGACTGGCTGATGACCACTTTTTCTTGGTCCTTTTCGAGGCTGGCCTCAGACCCATCTGG
Encoded proteins:
- a CDS encoding sigma-54-dependent Fis family transcriptional regulator produces the protein MTRAGVGTARERNLVGAERGGSEAESGSKSVLIVDDEPQHLKWLQDLLEENGYPTTVAENGSQACKMLVTKPYRVLITDLKMPGKSGIEVVEHMKRVQPDCIGIVVTGYISIEQSVEAIKAGAYDFLPKPISPKRVFKVIEEGLRSKALQAERDWADISDRLIISSSLKMVRVMELIDKVAASDSTVLVSGESGTGKELVAKTLHRLSNRSSKPFVVVHCGAIPETLLESEFFGHEKGAFTGAHRTRVGRFELADGGTIFLDEVGDIPLHLQLKLLRVLQDRKFERVGGEKTISADFRILAATNRDLQKEVDEGRFRLDLYYRLNVIPIDLPALRERPEDIQVLTQYYLDVANRTKLGSVEGFSPAAAQLMLEYPWPGNVRELKNLMERLVVLKGSGIIMPADLPESFHARKTTKSFAIPSVPDQGVCLNSMVEELESGLIVQALDRCNWVKTRAAKLLNIKRTTLVEKVKKIGLERTAPQPEGLRESNGSPKSSS